The genomic interval AGATGGTGCATATTcgtatgtctttttttttttttacttgaatacAACTGCAGCCTTGTCAGCAACTGGCACTGCCCGCAGTCCCCACCCTCATCTCAGCCTTTTGTTTCAGCGAAAAGCCTTTTGCGTGTCATTGATTGCCCCCCCCTCGTGACGCTGTCCTGATTCCTCGCACATCTGTCTGGATGTAATTCTTGCCACACGTTCGGAAGATAAACAATAGGGTGTGAGGTGCAGCTTTCGCTTTTTGTGTCTGGATGGGCGGTGGTTACTTGCAGTGCTGCAGCCGGCCGCTGGGTGGTGCCGTTGCGCTTTGTTTTGATGGTCGTTGCAatggaaatgtttaaaaaataaaccaagCATCCGCTAGAGGTCGTCGCTGGACGCTTGCTAAtcttgtatttttcctttttcaggtGAAATTGTGCACTCAAAATGGCAACCTCAGAGGGTGAGTTCTATCAAATTGAGATTTTACTGTGACGTGTATGTTAACCATGGCTCATTGTGCCTCAACGTATTATGCATTTTATGTGGGTGTTCAGAAATCCTAGTCAAGGAGCTCGACAAGAGGGCCTCAGGCCAAGCCTTTGAGGTCATCCTGGCTGCTCCTGCCCCGGATGCAAAGCCCGAATTCCCCCTGACCCCTCCCAAGAAGAAGGATGTGTCGCTCGAGGAAATTCAGAGGAAACTGGACGCTGCAGAGGAGAGACGCAAGGTGGGAGTGTGTTGCCATGAATCGTAGCAACTGAGGCGtgcatgattttatttttaatttttatttcaacttctctCCCCGATCGCTTTTCAGAACCATGAAGCAGAGGTTCTGAGGCACTTAGCTGAGAAGCGCGAGCATGAAAAGGAAGTGCTACAGAAAGCTatggaggaaaacaacaactTCAGCAAGATGGCAGAGGAGAAGCTcaatcagaagatggaggccaACAAAGAGAACCGCACAGCACTAATGGCAGCAATGAATGAGAAATTCAAGGAGAAGGTCTGTGTTTATCCACATTTACAAAACTGCATACTTTTCACCAGGCTTTTGGGAATTTACTTTTACTCCTGTTTTATAGGACAAGAAGTTGGAAGAGGTGCGAAAGAACAAGGAAACCAAAGAGGGATCTGAGgactgaaagctgagaaatgggGCATTGTACAGGGTTTTTTACGTATCCAaagattgatttattttttgtttggccAGTATTTTTGTTGTGTTCACTACCCACCTTTTTGAAATAAATCCAAGCTCTACTCTGTGAATTTTTTCAATTATCCTGCTATAAGTGTACTTGCGCTGGTTTTACATGTGGATCATTTCCCCCACTTGTTGAGTCTGTTAAATTTGATATTAGCTTGTCAGTGCAGCTTCTGCCATTTTGGAAAATTAGCattgtgtactttttttttttctttttgaagcaTGTTTCTATGCATAGTCTTTAACCCCTGCATACGTAGTgcgttttggaaaaaaaaatgttcctgtgAACCACACCTATTCTCGGCACTTactgtatattaaaataaaagtagCACAAGTTTTGACCAAGGCGTCGGCTGTTACAAATGCAGGTGTTTTGTGCCGCTTTGCTACCCCAGATTCTGCTAGTTGGCTCCTGCAGACGAGTTATTTTGCCACTGATTCTTTGCTTTTGTAAAACCATGGCGGTAGTCTTCAACACGCATAGCTTCTTGCTGTATAGGTGTGGCTCGACGTGCCAGAAACGGATGCCACCGCGAACGTCTGAACAACGGTCTACACGCGGAACGCAAACGAGCAATACACTTTGGCATCGCCTCCGACACAGTGGCTAGTTGACCTGAACTGTTGTACTAAAACCAATAAAAACGTGAACGCACTGTCCGGCTTGCTGTCGTCTTGTTCTACAAGCTTCAAAGTGATTCGCTGATCCTACTTGAGGTGTGAAGTTCCTTCATTGTTTGGAACCAAGTGTAATGGAGTCTGTTTCAGGTCACGGCTTTTACCCGTCCAGCTGCCTCCCTGTAGCGCAACGCCATCACATCAGTTAGAACTCTTAAAGCTACAGCATGGAAGCTTATGTAAGCCCACTTGTTTACATGTTGATCAGTGCAAAAACTGTCCCACTTCTTTGACCAGTCGACCATGTAAAACTGTTGAATAAAGGGGGGGAAAACGAGTGAATGGTGACTGTTCTACTGCAAACTACGGGCTTTGTTTCCCTCTGCTGGTGGTTTGATTAAATGGCCGAATCTAAAGCGCCGGTTTAAAGTACATTTGCACTATTTGGGAATAATGCATCTTTTGTAGCTTAAATATGTTACACCATCCACTATGAGTAGAGTTTGGGTGGGACCAATTCAAACCATTTATTTggatagacccccccccccccccctccgtgctTAACTAAACATGAAAGATGCTCCTCTCATTGTCATgcaaaagtattcaaaaaatgaatataaatactcTATCAAATATAATGCATTACTTTTCATGCATTAGTGTGTTAGACGAAGTTGAGGTGGATCGCTAATCGTGCTCACGTCACACCTCTAAGATCTGTTTTCATATCTGGGCAGTTTGAATTCTTGTGTTCTTTAGTAATGTGTTTAACAGACCAGCAGAGGGCAACGTTGTCTTACTCCTCACTGTTGCTTTCCAGGTATCGATCAGACCAGCCAATGAGGACATGTTTAAAATCTTTCATCAAATTACCTTTGTAGTAATGAGTGACTATGGATTTTTGGATATTGATTTATGTTGAATTGTAAACAACATGCTGAGTGTGGGCAGACAAACTATTCACACCTTTTAGTTTAGCAGAATCACAATGATGGAATGAAACTGAATTAGACATAAAAACCTTTATACTTTAAGTACTTGTATGCAGACGGCCCAAAAGTACAGACTGTATTTACTAGTAAAACACAAGCACACTTATTGTTAAAGCAGGAGCAAAGTCATCTCAGTGTGGATGACAGTGACCCACCAACATCTCCGCTCTCAGAACCGGGCCTCTGCACGGAAACTAATATTTATACCTGTGAACTAAATGTGGGACAGCGAAATGTAAAACGTTTCCCTCTGAGCTGTGGCGAATGAAAATTGTGGAAATACTCAAATTCAAGTTCTTTAAACCGTGCTTGAGGACATAACTCGACTAAACGTGTCACTCGGCTCCAACGCGACACCAGTCGGGGAGGTTCTGACTGAGCTTTCCTATTAACTTTAAAAATACCATTTGAATCCTGCAGAATTCCTGTCAAACCTTTTGAGCCCGTACGAGAGCCCTTCACCCAAAGTACCTGGCTGAACACACGCGGCGTGTCGTGCAGGCGGCAATCAGGGTATCAACGTGAAGCCTGGCAAACCTGCGCCGACGGAAATAAACCCAGTGACTAAAAGAAACACCGCGGCTGCTGTCGCTGGTTCTTTCTCGGGGCGCTCGTTCTGAACGCCTGATTGGTTCGGCTGTTCTCGCGCCGAAGAGAATAATTAAGGAGAAAGCTGTTGAAACCCGACGGTGGCAGGCGGAGAGtctgggggggggtaatgtgcGGGTTAAAAAAGCGAAACGCGCCGCCAACGTCTCCACCTGTGGAGTCAAAGTAGGAAGCAGAAAACAGAGGCAAATGACCCGTGATGACCTCGTGTGATTTTGGCTTTGTTACAGCAGCACGGGGCGACTTTCTCCGAGACAGCCTGATGATGCCCGGTGAGCACAGGAGCACTGCCGCGCTGTTGTTATCCACAACACACGGTGTTGGCTCCACAAAGTTTGACATATAACTTGCTTTAATtggcacaacaacaacaacaacagcaacaacaggccCAACCCCGTTGAATGATTTAGCTCAGCTGAGCTCGGTGTGGACGCTCATTACCGCTCATGGCCCGCTAAAGCACAGCGTGCCGATCGCTAATCACATGGATCCACTGCAATCAATTCTTGTTTTACTTTCCTCTGGTGATCTAGACAGGAAATACAGAGCAATTCACTCACGTACTCGATGTGTCCTTAACTTAACGACGCACTGATTACTGCGCCTCATGTGGCTGGTGGCCTCCAGTATTGGTTAGTTAGTACATTTGCAACCTTTTGGTTTTTTACAGGTGATCATTTTGTTACCATGTCAACCAGCCGGCTTTACGGCTTTAGTACAATTATTCCAATGACATCGGTGTGAATTTATAATGTTTTGATTCAGTATCTTAAGGAAATCCAACTTCATTATGATTTCTCTGCCACATCCAATCCgattttaatttgtgtttttcgTTTGTGATACATTTAAAGAGAACAACAAAGAAGAAAGGCATGCTGGACTTTATCTCCTCTGGTAAACTTAATGCTGAATGAGTTGAGTCTATCCTGACATCATCTTAATGAAAATGTCGGTGGGGAGGCAACAAATAGGGCCACGCTAAGGCTTCGGGGAGCGGAGACGGTGAGCAGataggtggagggggggggggtgaaaccaAGCAAAGACaggcggggggtcagaggaaGCGGCGTCGAAGGCACATTAAGGCCGCCGCATGCCAATGGCGGCTTGCACAAGCGGTCAtgtttacgcatttcttccgacaaaagttcttaaatctgctccgttctctcgtaaacattcttcgttttaataatggcggcatcgggctatgaaagcggaaatgtgagactccgcgaaggacgtagttagcggaccaatcgcggcctggtgcgctgcgggaggcttgcgttgctagcgtcgctttcgacgcaagcctagaaaagtGGCTCGACAcccgcaaggacgcaaggaggtgtgaaaagcggcgcaagggacacgcaaggggggtcTTGcctctgcgtcgctctgaaaacgcagaagcataaactaggctttgaGGCCGAGCAACGCAGATGAGCAAAGACGATGAGTGCGAGCGAGATAAAGGCGGGATGGGGGAGGAACGGTGGAAATACTCACGCGCGGGCTGACTGCCTGTGAATGTAGCCCAGAATGTAGCACACGTACCGGTGATGTTGGGTTGCTCAGCCATATGAGCCGGGTCTTGACCCACGTCGGGGTTCCTGAGGCCGATTTCATGCTGAAATCCAACTTCTGGAAATGTGTTGTTTCCCTACAGAGTTTACGTTGTTGCACGTCCGGCGGCATCAACGTAGCCTCGTGAAGGATGCTGTAGCAGACACTAAtagcattaaatatattttctttttaccagAGGTATCTGTACAGATCCCACGGCCACATTAAGCCGCCAGAAGGATCCGGGTGGTAACTTCGTCTCTGTCCTACACTAAACGGCAGCGTCGTTGGGAGCCGATCGTTTGCGCGTCCGTCATAGTTGACATCTGGACGAGACGTGACTGCGGTGAACTCCTGCTCTGCGTCTCAGCCTGGCAACCGGGCTCCAAAGATGGCTGCGTGTTGGATACGACCTGGAAGACTCTGGTCTTTCCGCCGGGAGGCCGGTGGTCGAGTCTCCAAGTATAGTTATCATCTTGAAGTGAGGTTAGGAAGAGAACGTGTTGGAGTATAAAACAAGCCTTTGTCACGTGGTGTAATGAAATGACTCCAAGAGCTCATTTGTgccttttgttgtgttttcctctccaggCAGGGTGCTAAATGGAAGAGTGTGTCTTTGcgataagtgtgtgtttgcctgtcgAGGTCAGTCTAAAAAAGAGAGAATGTCTGCAGCAGGGACTCATTGTGTATTTGGGGGAAGATGTGCACAACCTTATCAAGGAATAGGGTTGTTTAACCCATTAACTTCAgcttaaaacaagaaaaaacaatgtcaaGCTTACCCAAGTTTATGCCTAGATTAATGCCACTATAATCTGTCTACAATTATTGTGGAGAGCGCTCTCTTCTTCAGTGGtcattaattaaaatataaaatgttgacTACAACGATGTATGCTAATATGCTAGTTAATCCTATGTATTATCCTGTATAGTGTGGCATATTAATATgctttaattacattttgaaatgtgttgagTAGTGAAAAGCCTGCAAATACAATTGGTATTACATCCACATACTGCATTGGGAAAAGtatcacaataaaacaaataacaatataaaaacCCCGGACAGTTGTgccatttaatatttgaatattcGCATATTTCTGTTATCACTCAATTTAACTGATTTAACTATCTGAAGAATATGGTATCAATGCTTTGTGATAAGTAATTCTGCAGTGCTATTAATGTTGACTGCATAAAATGTTTGTTCACACAAATGGAATCTATTTTGgctttggttgttgttttgtttgttttttggtctcCCCTCatttgaaatggtaaaaaaaacatttagacatcGTGGTCATTTTATCAAAGGATTCTGTAGCTAAATGGTTTTATTCAAAGTACCATGTATTTATGTACCAACTATTTTTAACTGTTACATGTTAAAGTTGAACACGGTTTAAGCCATTTAGAAAGGAAATGGAATATCATTTCATAGTTAAGTGCAACAATGAGTTAACAGATACTAATATGTAAAGCCTGAGTGTTGTTGCTATGGATACCTCAATTTTAATGTACCTATTTTTTGCATCATTCCACCCTCCCAAACATTCACCGCAATaaagcataaataaatattagatGTCAACACTTGACccctcggaaaaaaaaaagcccctcaAGGTGTCAGAGCTTCCGGGTAAAgtattgaaataataaatattaaagtgATGTCAAGCGGAGGAGGATGTTTCAGTGTCACGTCTCTGTGagcattgtgtttttgtgtaggtGTCAACAAGCCGAGCATCTCTTCACTTCAAGTTGCATCACACATATTGATCAAACGCCTacagtgtgcacgtgtgcgcgtgtgtcactCTTTTGACACGCACACAACGAGGAGTAGCTAATCCACGCGCCCAAGTGCTCATAGGAGATGACCTGCAGTCCAGCGGCTAAATTCAGCCCACTGTTCAGGCACAGTGAGCTGCTGCTATACCGCCATTGTTGTGAAGAATTAAAAACTGATTGTTGGATTCAGCCGTCGTGAGtaacggaggggagggggggtgggtgttGATTTATGCAAAGCCTCTGTGGAAAAAGTCAACTAAATCCTGACTGGTGACTGTGTGGTTGTTTCTCTAAGAGGTGAAGCACGTGCCTGGAAGCAGGAACTCTGGGCGGCGATGACAGAGGGAGTCTGTTACGGAGAGCAGATAAAACGAAAACGTGAACTGGGGAAGCGCTGCTCGATGTCTCTCACTGGTAATTGAGTCGCTTTCAAACAGTGGGGGAAGTGTGCGCGTGTCTGGTGTCGGGGTTATTTGATTAAAAGTGGAAGAAGGCCTAATTACATCAAACACAGCCTGCTTGGATGAATATTTGTGCGTCCAAACACACCGGCGCTACATCTGCAAGCTTCAGATAGAGATTTATCTGGAAAAAAATGGGACTCCAAACACCGTCCGCAAATGAGATACTAACTTTGAGTCGGCTGCTTTACTTTTTTTGGAAACTGATCATAGTCTTtttaataaacataaataattgaaaaaattCACAAGAATGATTTGACATGATTTTAAGGTAACGGTATAAATGCAGGAGAGGACCAAGGCATTAAATGTATAGACGTTCTGGAAGCAAAATATCGCTCGTTGTCCTCCTTTTACTAGTTTCACAACATCTGTCCACAATTAAATCCGGTGGACAGATGTGTGCCATCGTGT from Gasterosteus aculeatus chromosome 10, fGasAcu3.hap1.1, whole genome shotgun sequence carries:
- the LOC120826645 gene encoding stathmin — its product is MATSEEILVKELDKRASGQAFEVILAAPAPDAKPEFPLTPPKKKDVSLEEIQRKLDAAEERRKNHEAEVLRHLAEKREHEKEVLQKAMEENNNFSKMAEEKLNQKMEANKENRTALMAAMNEKFKEKDKKLEEVRKNKETKEGSED